In Candidatus Eremiobacteraceae bacterium, a single genomic region encodes these proteins:
- a CDS encoding DUF2283 domain-containing protein, which produces MTQTLKAIEWSGVVGDPMYFRFSDSLVAATQEFAAGEVNIDVDSDGKVVGAELLSGDAHDFAVFLKIAEARGLDLSGVHLAPQLATHA; this is translated from the coding sequence ATGACACAAACGCTCAAGGCGATTGAATGGAGCGGCGTCGTCGGTGATCCGATGTACTTCCGATTCTCGGATTCGCTCGTGGCGGCGACTCAAGAGTTCGCGGCCGGTGAAGTCAACATAGACGTTGACAGCGACGGCAAGGTCGTCGGAGCAGAGCTGCTCTCAGGCGACGCACACGACTTCGCCGTCTTCCTGAAGATCGCAGAGGCCCGCGGTCTCGATCTAAGCGGAGTGCACCTCGCACCTCAGCTGGCCACGCACGCTTAA
- the metE gene encoding 5-methyltetrahydropteroyltriglutamate--homocysteine S-methyltransferase, which yields MAIAHNLGFPRIGHKRELKRALEHFWSGQADATALAETAWLLRKRHWELQRDAGLDLIPAGDFSLYDHMLDTAAMLGAVPERYGWHGGDVDLATYFAMARGTNTQPAMEMTKWFDTNYHYIVPEFTPRSAFALSSTKLIDETKEALALGIVAKPVLVGPFTFWRLGKWRAENDRVNSTAPGAAHLAPLELIDQMIPVYAQVLGQLKRLGVTWVQMDEPALALDLRPEWLKAVRHAYATLVAEGAPNLLLTTYFDAVDDVAAELLDLPVGGLHLDLVRAPKQLAAFAKAYPKDKTLSLGVIDGRNVWRADLDAALKLVQPLADMGDRLWVAPSCSLLHTPIDLDQETKLDAELKSWLAFSAQKLGEVVALKRALGPQAAEVAEIFTGARGARQSRATSARIHDPAVERREAALGDRDTRRASAFPTRRLAQRARLDLPMFPTTTIGSFPQTSAIREARAKFKKGEIDAAEYDRRINSEIAHAVSEQENIGLDVLVHGEAERNDMVEYFGEQLNGFAFTQHGWVQSYGSRYVKPPIIFGDVSRPHPMTVAWSSYAQSLTVKPMKGMLTGPVTILQWSFVRDDQPRSDTALQIALAIRDEVVDLERAGIKVIQIDEPAIREGLPLKRAQWAAYLRWAVKAFRVASAGVRDETQIHTHMCYSEFNDIIDSIAAMDADVITIESSRSDMEILEAFRDFKYPNEIGPGVYDIHSPRVPSADEMTSLLEKAAAVVPADQLWVNPDCGLKTRRWEEVVPALTRMVEAAQRLRMRFSVKV from the coding sequence TGGACACGGCGGCGATGTTGGGCGCGGTACCCGAGCGCTACGGCTGGCACGGTGGCGATGTCGACCTCGCCACCTACTTCGCGATGGCGCGCGGCACGAACACCCAACCCGCGATGGAGATGACCAAGTGGTTCGACACCAACTATCATTATATCGTTCCCGAATTCACGCCGCGCTCTGCGTTTGCGCTCTCGAGCACGAAGCTCATCGATGAGACAAAAGAGGCGCTCGCGCTCGGCATCGTCGCCAAGCCGGTGCTCGTGGGGCCCTTCACATTCTGGCGGCTAGGGAAATGGCGCGCGGAGAACGATCGAGTAAACTCGACCGCTCCAGGGGCCGCACATCTTGCGCCGCTCGAACTCATCGATCAGATGATCCCCGTCTACGCACAGGTGCTCGGGCAGCTCAAGCGCCTCGGCGTCACATGGGTTCAGATGGACGAGCCGGCGCTTGCGCTCGATCTCCGGCCGGAGTGGTTGAAGGCCGTGCGCCACGCCTATGCGACGCTCGTCGCCGAAGGCGCGCCCAATCTGCTGCTCACGACATATTTCGACGCGGTCGACGATGTGGCGGCCGAGCTGCTCGATCTGCCGGTCGGCGGCTTGCACCTCGACCTTGTGCGCGCGCCAAAGCAGCTCGCGGCGTTCGCCAAAGCATATCCCAAGGACAAGACGCTGTCCCTTGGCGTCATCGACGGCCGCAACGTGTGGCGCGCGGATCTCGACGCCGCGCTCAAGCTGGTCCAGCCGCTGGCGGATATGGGCGACCGGCTCTGGGTAGCCCCATCATGCAGCCTCTTGCACACGCCGATCGACCTCGATCAGGAGACCAAGCTCGACGCCGAGCTCAAGTCTTGGCTGGCCTTCTCAGCGCAGAAGCTGGGTGAAGTGGTGGCGCTCAAACGGGCGCTCGGCCCGCAGGCCGCAGAGGTCGCAGAGATCTTTACGGGAGCTCGCGGCGCGCGCCAGAGCCGGGCGACCTCCGCGCGCATCCACGATCCCGCCGTCGAGCGCCGCGAAGCCGCGCTGGGAGACCGCGATACGCGCCGCGCGTCGGCATTTCCGACACGGCGGCTCGCGCAACGAGCGCGGCTGGACCTGCCGATGTTCCCGACGACGACCATCGGCAGCTTCCCGCAGACCAGCGCCATCCGCGAGGCGCGCGCGAAGTTCAAGAAAGGCGAGATCGACGCGGCCGAATACGACCGCCGGATCAATTCCGAGATCGCGCACGCGGTGAGCGAACAAGAGAATATCGGACTCGACGTGCTCGTGCACGGTGAGGCCGAGCGCAACGATATGGTCGAGTATTTCGGCGAGCAGCTCAACGGCTTCGCATTCACGCAACACGGCTGGGTGCAGAGCTACGGCTCGCGCTACGTCAAACCGCCGATCATCTTCGGCGACGTCTCGCGGCCGCATCCGATGACCGTGGCCTGGAGCTCGTACGCCCAATCGTTGACGGTCAAACCGATGAAGGGCATGCTGACGGGTCCGGTCACGATCTTGCAGTGGTCGTTCGTGCGCGACGACCAGCCGCGCTCCGACACCGCGCTGCAGATCGCCCTGGCGATCCGCGACGAGGTCGTCGACCTCGAGCGCGCAGGCATCAAGGTCATCCAGATCGACGAGCCGGCTATTCGCGAAGGATTGCCGCTCAAGCGCGCGCAGTGGGCCGCATATCTGCGCTGGGCTGTCAAGGCGTTCCGTGTGGCGTCGGCCGGCGTGCGCGACGAGACGCAGATCCACACGCACATGTGCTACTCGGAGTTCAACGACATCATCGACTCCATCGCCGCGATGGATGCCGACGTGATCACCATCGAGTCGTCGCGTTCCGACATGGAGATCCTCGAGGCGTTCCGCGATTTCAAGTACCCGAACGAGATCGGCCCCGGCGTGTACGACATCCACTCACCGCGCGTGCCCAGCGCCGACGAGATGACGTCGCTGCTCGAGAAGGCGGCAGCCGTCGTGCCCGCCGATCAGCTCTGGGTCAATCCGGACTGCGGCTTGAAGACCCGGCGCTGGGAAGAGGTGGTGCCGGCGCTGACCCGCATGGTCGAAGCCGCCCAGCGCTTGCGCATGAGGTTCTCAGTCAAGGTGTGA
- a CDS encoding AMP-binding protein → MNDAVWTPTPEFVNNANLTRFMKRVGCATLEELWAYARTDISRFYHELVSELDLAWFSRYTQTLDISRGKPFARWFVGGRYNASFNCLDRWVRAGRGNELALAWEGEDGAVRRFTFDELLAQVCRLAGALRRMGVVRGDTVGIFMPLLPETAIALLAIGRIGAIAVPAFSGYGAQALATRLADAQAKVLLTADGVSRRGKPVDMKAVADAALAEVPSVKRVLVFARTGAKVGWTKGRDLDWADTVAAETPFIEAEHTASDDPYLLLYTSGSTGRPKGAVHGHAGFPVKVQIDQYLCFDVKVGDRMLWFTDMGWMMGPFLVLGALGLGASIMLYEGTPDYPAPDRLWEVVARHRVTHLGIAPTAIRSLMSHGDEWPRKHDMSSLRILASSGEAWNPQPYRWFSEHVGGGRLPIINYSGGTEISGGILGCYPVRALVPCAFHGPVFGMDADVVDAEGRSLVSAPSEVGELVIRQPWPGMTQGFWRDDERYLKTYWSRFPDVWVHGDWASVDADGFWYIHGRSDDTINVAGKRVGPAEYESAIVAHKGVREVAAVSVPDELKGETVVCLVVLRPNITESEGLRAELNGRVVEDLGKALAPKAVKFVDDLPHTRNGKMMRRVARARYLKLGDLGDLSALENPASLDAIDRAF, encoded by the coding sequence GTGAACGACGCCGTCTGGACCCCGACGCCCGAATTCGTCAATAATGCCAACCTCACGCGCTTCATGAAGCGCGTGGGTTGCGCGACGCTCGAAGAGCTGTGGGCGTACGCGCGCACGGACATCTCGCGCTTCTATCACGAGCTGGTCTCCGAGCTGGACCTCGCCTGGTTCTCGCGCTACACCCAAACCCTCGACATCTCGCGGGGCAAGCCGTTCGCGCGCTGGTTCGTGGGCGGACGATACAATGCGTCGTTCAACTGCCTCGACCGTTGGGTGCGTGCGGGGCGAGGCAACGAGCTCGCGCTGGCGTGGGAGGGCGAGGACGGCGCCGTGCGCCGCTTCACGTTCGACGAGCTGCTCGCGCAGGTGTGCCGGCTCGCCGGCGCGCTGCGTCGCATGGGTGTGGTGCGCGGCGATACCGTCGGCATCTTCATGCCGTTGTTGCCCGAGACCGCCATCGCGCTGCTCGCGATCGGGCGCATCGGCGCTATTGCCGTTCCGGCGTTTTCCGGGTATGGGGCTCAGGCGCTCGCCACGCGGCTCGCGGACGCGCAAGCCAAAGTGCTGCTCACAGCCGACGGAGTTTCGCGCCGCGGCAAACCCGTGGACATGAAAGCTGTGGCGGACGCTGCGCTCGCCGAAGTTCCGAGCGTGAAGCGCGTCTTGGTGTTCGCCCGCACCGGCGCGAAGGTCGGGTGGACGAAGGGCCGCGATCTCGATTGGGCCGACACGGTCGCCGCCGAGACGCCGTTCATCGAAGCCGAGCACACCGCTTCGGACGACCCGTACTTGCTGCTCTACACGTCCGGCTCCACGGGCAGGCCGAAGGGCGCCGTGCACGGCCATGCGGGATTCCCGGTCAAGGTCCAGATCGATCAATACCTGTGCTTCGACGTGAAGGTCGGCGACCGCATGCTATGGTTCACCGACATGGGTTGGATGATGGGCCCGTTCTTGGTGCTCGGGGCGCTCGGGTTGGGCGCGAGCATCATGCTGTACGAGGGCACGCCCGACTATCCGGCGCCGGATCGGTTGTGGGAGGTTGTGGCACGCCATCGCGTCACGCATCTGGGGATCGCGCCGACGGCGATCCGTTCTTTGATGTCGCACGGCGACGAGTGGCCGCGCAAGCACGATATGTCGTCGCTGCGGATCTTGGCATCATCTGGCGAAGCGTGGAATCCGCAGCCTTATCGATGGTTCTCCGAGCACGTCGGCGGCGGTCGCCTACCCATCATCAACTATTCGGGCGGCACCGAGATCAGCGGGGGAATCCTCGGCTGCTACCCAGTGCGCGCACTTGTGCCGTGCGCGTTTCACGGTCCGGTGTTCGGAATGGACGCCGATGTCGTGGATGCCGAGGGCCGATCGCTCGTCAGTGCGCCATCCGAGGTCGGCGAACTGGTCATCCGTCAGCCATGGCCCGGGATGACGCAAGGCTTTTGGCGCGACGATGAGCGCTACCTGAAGACGTACTGGTCGCGCTTCCCGGACGTATGGGTGCACGGCGATTGGGCAAGCGTGGATGCCGACGGTTTTTGGTACATCCACGGCCGCTCGGATGACACGATCAACGTAGCGGGCAAGCGCGTCGGGCCGGCTGAGTACGAGAGCGCGATCGTGGCGCACAAAGGTGTACGGGAAGTGGCAGCAGTCTCCGTGCCGGACGAGCTGAAGGGCGAGACGGTCGTGTGCCTGGTCGTGCTGCGGCCGAACATCACCGAAAGCGAGGGGCTGCGCGCCGAGCTCAACGGACGCGTGGTCGAGGATCTCGGCAAAGCGCTTGCGCCCAAGGCGGTGAAGTTCGTCGACGACTTGCCGCACACGCGCAACGGCAAGATGATGCGCCGCGTGGCGCGCGCCCGCTATCTCAAGCTCGGTGATCTGGGCGACTTATCGGCGCTCGAGAACCCCGCCTCGCTCGATGCCATCGACCGCGCCTTCTAG